In Desulfosudis oleivorans Hxd3, the DNA window GGTCCAGGGCCTCTTCCTGAATCGGCTTGGGGTCGCGCTCCTTGAACGCCTTGCCGATCTTCTTTGAAATAACGTTTAAACTTTCACCAATGAGAATCATATTCGGTTCCCCTTATTTGTTATGTTGATGTTGGCGCCGGCCCACCGCGGCCCGGCCGACCTCCTCTATTTTCTGGCTTTCAGAAATCCGGGGATATGGGGCGCTTCCCTGGGGCCGACGGTAATGGTCCAGCCCGGCAGTTCTTCCTCGATTTCGCCGGCAATGGCCGCCGCGTAACCGGGAATGATCAGCTCCGTGTGTTTTACCTTATCCATGATCCCGCATTTCTTGACAAAAGCACCCACGTCATCGCCCGCAAACTTGCCGGCGGCCCAGGCGGTGAGTACGGACAGGCCTTCAGAGTCCTTGATCAGCAGCCAAGAGGGCACCTTGCTGTTTTCGATTTCACCGGAAACAATAAAGTAGGTCAGGGCAAAGTTGGTGGTTACCAGCACCGGAGAGTTCTCGTCAGGATTGCCGATCTCGTAGATGCCCTCGGTAACGGTCATGGGCCGCTGCGGGTCGGTAAAGATGTTGAGCCGCTCCAGCAGCAGCGGGAACACGGTCTCGCCCACGAAATCGGAAAGCACGACGATGCTGCCGTACTTGGCGATATGCATGGCCGCGATCATGGTCTCCACTTCCGGGTTGGATGCCATCTCGCAGGGAAAAGCAATGGTGGGAAAACCAAGGGCCTTGTTGCCGGCCTTCAGGGCCGCGCGGCGAATGGCCACCATGTCTTCAAGGGACTTCTTGGGTTCCCGTGAACCGGGATCCATAACGATGTCCTTGAGGCCCATACCGGTAAGCTTCTGGGTCAGGCCCGTCAGGGCGTCGATGGAGTCTGCCTTCACGCCCAGGGGAAGTCCGGCGTCCACGGCCAGCTTGCCCATGGCGTCGATATTGTCCGCGGTGGCGCCGTACAGCAGGGGCCGCTTAGAACCGCAGGCATCCACACCGGCCTTCATGGTATCAGGGTTTTCGGTCATCAGGATGACGTTGAACTCGGAGGTCTCGGCTACCGTCTTGGCCGTCTCGGCAAAGGCCTTGGCATCGCCGGTATCCTTGATCGCCACCATCTCAGGCCGCAGGTTCAGACCCACCCGCTCATACTGAATAGCGTTCCACGCCTTGAGCTTGGACTCGAGATCCTTTTTCTTGATGTCGCCGTTGATGCAGGCGGCCAGTACCGTGGGGCTGTAAAAAGTTTTTTCGTGACGGTACATCACTGTCTCGCCGCCGGCCACGCATGCCCGGACACCCTTGCCCAGCTTGACGGGCCGAATGGGGGGGGCCGACGCCTCGGCCAGCTTTTCCCGTGCCTCATCCGATACATACGGACAGCTGTCCAGCTCCGCTTTCCCGGATGCCAGGTTCATGGCAAAGGCAAGGCACGTCGGAGAGCCGCACTCCTTGCAGTTGGTCTGCGGCAGGAGTTTGAAAATCTGAATTCCGGTTAATGCCATTTCTATCTCCTTATATTTCCAAAGTTTTAATAAAACTCAATCTCGTAGGAAAAGGGGCGGTCGACGAATCGACCGCCCCGGGTCATTACATCAGCGGATC includes these proteins:
- the acsC gene encoding acetyl-CoA decarbonylase/synthase complex subunit gamma, with the translated sequence MALTGIQIFKLLPQTNCKECGSPTCLAFAMNLASGKAELDSCPYVSDEAREKLAEASAPPIRPVKLGKGVRACVAGGETVMYRHEKTFYSPTVLAACINGDIKKKDLESKLKAWNAIQYERVGLNLRPEMVAIKDTGDAKAFAETAKTVAETSEFNVILMTENPDTMKAGVDACGSKRPLLYGATADNIDAMGKLAVDAGLPLGVKADSIDALTGLTQKLTGMGLKDIVMDPGSREPKKSLEDMVAIRRAALKAGNKALGFPTIAFPCEMASNPEVETMIAAMHIAKYGSIVVLSDFVGETVFPLLLERLNIFTDPQRPMTVTEGIYEIGNPDENSPVLVTTNFALTYFIVSGEIENSKVPSWLLIKDSEGLSVLTAWAAGKFAGDDVGAFVKKCGIMDKVKHTELIIPGYAAAIAGEIEEELPGWTITVGPREAPHIPGFLKARK